A single region of the Calonectris borealis chromosome 21, bCalBor7.hap1.2, whole genome shotgun sequence genome encodes:
- the BARHL1 gene encoding barH-like 1 homeobox protein gives MEGSTGFGIDSILSHRAGSPAVPKGDPLVGDGRSPLELSPRSEGSSGCPSPRSPGRECLEAAVPRPGLDAHLQPGQVSAPSQSRTVTSSFLIRDILADCKPLAACAPYSSTNGPHGGQEPAGRIPTKPGEDFREKMEKNTSSSSSDSEYKVKEEGDREISSSRDSPPVRLKKPRKARTAFTDHQLAQLERSFERQKYLSVQDRMELAASLNLTDTQVKTWYQNRRTKWKRQTAVGLELLAEAGNYSALQRMFPSPYFYPQSLVSNLDPGAALYLYRGPSAPPPALQRPLVPRILIHGLQGGSEPPPPLPPLPGVLPRAAQPR, from the exons ATGGAGGGCTCCACCGGGTTTGGGATCGACTCCATCCTCTCCCACCGAGCCGGCAGCCCGGCCGTGCCCAAGGGGGACCCGCTGGTGGGCGACGGCCGGTCCCCGCTGGAGCTGAGCCCCCGCTCGGAGGGCAGCAGCGGGTGCCCCTCGCCCCGCTCGCCGGGCCGCGAGTGCCTGGAGGCAGCGGTGCCGCGGCCGGGCCTGGATGCACACCTCCAGCCGGGGCAGGTCTCGGCTCCCTCCCAGTCCCGGACCGTCACCTCCTCCTTCCTCATCAGAGACATCCTGGCCGACTGCAAGCCCCTGGCCGCCTGCGCTCCTTACTCCAGCACCAATGGACCTCACGGCGGGCAGGAGCCGGCGGGCAGGATCCCCACCAAGCCCGGCGAGGACTTtagggagaaaatggaaaaaaacaccagcagctcctcctcggACTCGGAGTACAAAG TGAAAGAAGAAGGGGACCGAGAGATCTCCAGCTCCCGGGACAGCCCCCCGGTGCGGCTGAAAAAGCCGCGCAAAGCCCGCACCGCCTTCACCGACCAtcagctggcccagctggagcGCAGCTTCGAGAGGCAAAAATACCTGAGCGTGCAGGACAGGATGGAGCTGGCCGCCTCCCTCAACCTCACCGACACGCAGGTGAAAACGTGGTACCAGAACAGAAG GACCAAGTGGAAAAGGCAGACGGCGGTGGGCCTGGAGCTGCTGGCCGAGGCTGGCAACTACTCAGCCCTCCAGAGGATGTTCCCCTCGCCCTACTTCTACCCGCAGAGTTTGGTCTCCAATCTGGACCCCGGCGCCGCTCTCTACCTGTACCGCGGACCCAGCGCACCCCCCCCCGCCCTACAGAGACCCTTGGTGCCCCGCATCCTCATCCACGGACTGCAGGGCGGCagcgagcccccgccgcccctgcccCCGCTGCCCGGCGTCCTACCCCGGGCCGCGCAGCCCCGGTGA